One segment of Burkholderia multivorans ATCC BAA-247 DNA contains the following:
- a CDS encoding sirohydrochlorin chelatase: protein MNAHGIVLFGHGARDPRWAEPFERLAARLRAAGSAAQVSLAFLELMTPSLDAAVAAQIAAGCTRVTVVPVFFGQGGHVRRDLPQLIDACRAAHPGVEIRCATAVGEDDGVLDAIARYCIDQLERDA from the coding sequence ATGAATGCGCACGGCATCGTCCTGTTCGGTCATGGCGCGCGCGATCCGCGCTGGGCCGAGCCGTTCGAGCGGCTCGCCGCGCGGCTGCGCGCCGCCGGCAGCGCCGCGCAGGTATCGCTCGCGTTCCTCGAACTGATGACGCCTTCGCTCGACGCCGCGGTTGCCGCACAGATTGCGGCCGGCTGCACGCGCGTGACCGTCGTGCCGGTGTTCTTCGGCCAGGGCGGCCACGTGCGGCGCGATCTGCCGCAACTGATCGACGCGTGCCGTGCCGCCCATCCCGGTGTCGAGATCCGCTGCGCGACGGCCGTCGGCGAAGACGACGGCGTGCTCGACGCGATCGCGCGCTACTGCATCGACCAGCTCGAACGCGACGCCTGA
- the cobA gene encoding uroporphyrinogen-III C-methyltransferase translates to MGKVYLIGAGPGAADLITVRGARLLAAADVVLHDALVEPEMLDYAPNARRIAVGKRCGQRSTAQQFINKQIVDAAREHACVVRLKGGDPMLFGRADEEMRALEAAGIDYEVVPGITAALASAATLKRSLTLRGVARSVAFATHSRAPGSDEIREAARADSIVYYMGRDSAPGIAQELIDAGRAPTTPVAIVEACSTARERTLTLTLAEMAAGAAQAWLDPAQPSLLMIGDALAERQPQRGAEGGRLRNAA, encoded by the coding sequence ATGGGCAAGGTGTATCTGATCGGCGCAGGGCCGGGCGCGGCGGACCTCATCACGGTGCGCGGCGCGCGGCTGCTCGCCGCGGCCGACGTCGTGCTGCACGACGCGCTCGTCGAGCCCGAGATGCTCGACTACGCGCCGAACGCACGCAGGATCGCGGTCGGCAAGCGCTGCGGGCAGCGCTCGACCGCGCAGCAGTTCATCAACAAGCAGATCGTCGACGCGGCGCGCGAACACGCATGCGTAGTGCGGCTCAAGGGCGGCGATCCGATGCTGTTCGGCCGCGCGGACGAGGAAATGCGTGCGCTCGAAGCGGCCGGCATCGACTACGAGGTCGTGCCGGGCATCACGGCGGCACTGGCGAGCGCGGCGACGCTGAAGCGCTCGCTGACGCTGCGCGGCGTCGCACGCAGCGTCGCGTTCGCGACGCACAGCCGCGCGCCGGGCAGCGACGAGATTCGCGAAGCGGCGCGTGCCGACTCGATCGTCTACTACATGGGGCGCGACAGCGCGCCGGGCATCGCGCAGGAGCTGATCGACGCGGGCCGTGCGCCGACGACGCCGGTCGCGATCGTCGAGGCGTGCAGCACCGCGCGCGAGCGTACGCTGACGCTCACGCTCGCCGAGATGGCAGCCGGCGCGGCGCAGGCGTGGCTCGATCCGGCGCAGCCGAGCCTGCTGATGATCGGCGATGCGCTCGCCGAGCGGCAGCCGCAACGCGGAGCGGAGGGCGGCCGGCTGCGCAACGCGGCCTGA
- a CDS encoding sulfate adenylyltransferase subunit 1, giving the protein MSIIENTEDLGVLRFITAGSVDDGKSTLIGRLLYDSKAVLSDQLSALSRAKNKRTVGDELDLALLTDGLEAEREQGITIDVAYRYFATAKRKFIIADTPGHEQYTRNMVTGASTAHAAIILIDATRVTVENGVAELLPQTKRHSAIVKLLALQHVIVAINKMDLVDYSEARFNEIRDAYVALAKQLGLTDVRFVPVSALKGDNIVGASERMPWYAGEPLLDVLESLPVATQAHDALRFPVQWVARQDGSSADDFRGYMGRIESGEVKVGDEIVVLPSNRPATVAEIIAPVPGGTAAVPHAFAGQTVTIRLDQDVDVSRGDMFVTAAEPVAPAKKLEADLCWFDETPLSPQRKYLLKQTTSTVFAKIGGVKQVLDVHTLSHATDRQDLKMNDIGRVALTLQKPIVCDTYDAHPGTGAFVLIDEATHHTVAAGMIRAFSA; this is encoded by the coding sequence ATGAGCATCATCGAGAACACCGAAGACCTCGGCGTGCTGCGCTTCATCACCGCGGGCAGCGTCGACGACGGCAAGAGCACGCTGATCGGCCGCCTGCTGTACGACAGCAAGGCCGTGCTGTCCGACCAGCTGTCCGCGCTGTCGCGTGCGAAGAACAAGCGCACGGTCGGCGACGAGCTCGACCTCGCGCTGCTGACCGACGGGCTGGAAGCCGAGCGCGAGCAAGGCATCACGATCGACGTCGCGTATCGCTATTTCGCGACGGCCAAGCGCAAGTTCATCATCGCCGACACGCCGGGCCACGAGCAGTACACGCGCAACATGGTGACGGGCGCGTCGACCGCGCATGCCGCGATCATCCTGATCGACGCGACGCGCGTGACGGTCGAGAACGGCGTTGCCGAACTGCTGCCGCAGACGAAGCGCCACAGCGCGATCGTGAAGCTGCTCGCGCTGCAGCACGTGATCGTCGCGATCAACAAGATGGACCTCGTCGACTACAGCGAAGCGCGCTTCAACGAGATCCGCGACGCGTACGTCGCGCTCGCGAAGCAGCTCGGGCTGACCGACGTGCGCTTCGTGCCGGTGTCGGCGCTCAAGGGCGACAACATCGTCGGCGCGAGCGAGCGCATGCCGTGGTATGCGGGCGAGCCGCTGCTCGACGTGCTCGAGTCGCTGCCGGTCGCGACGCAGGCGCACGATGCGCTGCGCTTCCCGGTGCAGTGGGTCGCGCGTCAGGACGGCAGCTCGGCCGACGACTTCCGCGGCTACATGGGCCGCATCGAGTCGGGCGAGGTGAAGGTCGGCGACGAGATCGTCGTGCTGCCGTCGAACCGTCCCGCGACGGTCGCCGAGATCATCGCGCCGGTGCCGGGCGGCACCGCGGCCGTGCCGCACGCGTTCGCGGGTCAGACGGTGACGATCCGTCTCGACCAGGACGTCGACGTGTCGCGCGGCGACATGTTCGTGACGGCCGCCGAGCCGGTCGCGCCCGCGAAGAAGCTCGAGGCGGACCTGTGCTGGTTCGACGAGACGCCGCTGTCGCCGCAGCGCAAGTACCTGCTGAAGCAGACGACGAGCACGGTGTTCGCGAAGATCGGCGGCGTCAAGCAGGTGCTCGACGTGCATACGCTGTCGCACGCGACCGACCGTCAGGACCTGAAGATGAACGACATCGGCCGCGTCGCGCTGACGCTGCAAAAACCGATCGTGTGCGACACGTACGACGCGCATCCGGGCACGGGCGCGTTCGTGCTGATCGACGAGGCGACCCATCATACGGTCGCCGCAGGGATGATCCGGGCGTTTTCGGCGTAA
- the cysD gene encoding sulfate adenylyltransferase subunit CysD — MSTTLEQSAFAPPTGADSRMGHLDWLEAESIHILRELVAECSKPALLFSGGKDSVVVLHLALKAFGLGANRKTTLPFPLVHIDTGHNYDEVIDFRDRRAKEIGAELIVGHVEDSIKRGTVVLRRETDSRNAAQAVTLLETIDAHGFTAMIGGARRDEEKARAKERIFSFRDEFGQWDPKAQRPELWSLYNARLHKGEHLRVFPISNWTELDVWQYIARENLELPSIYYAHRREIVRRNGLLVPVTPLTPMREGETSEIAQVRFRTVGDISCTCPVESDADDVEKIIAETAVTEITERGATRMDDQTSEAAMEQRKKQGYF, encoded by the coding sequence ATGAGCACGACGCTCGAGCAATCCGCCTTTGCCCCGCCCACCGGCGCCGACAGCCGCATGGGCCATCTCGACTGGCTCGAAGCCGAGTCGATCCACATCCTGCGCGAGCTGGTCGCCGAATGCAGCAAGCCGGCGCTGTTGTTCTCGGGCGGCAAGGATTCGGTCGTCGTGCTGCACCTCGCGCTGAAGGCGTTCGGTCTCGGCGCGAACCGCAAGACCACGCTGCCGTTCCCGCTGGTCCATATCGACACGGGCCACAACTACGACGAAGTGATCGACTTCCGCGATCGCCGCGCGAAAGAGATCGGCGCCGAGCTGATCGTCGGTCACGTCGAGGACTCGATCAAGCGCGGCACGGTCGTGCTGCGCCGCGAGACCGATTCGCGCAATGCCGCGCAGGCCGTCACGCTGCTCGAGACGATCGACGCGCACGGCTTCACCGCGATGATCGGCGGTGCGCGCCGCGACGAGGAGAAGGCGCGCGCGAAGGAGCGCATCTTCTCGTTCCGCGACGAATTCGGCCAGTGGGATCCGAAGGCGCAGCGTCCGGAATTGTGGAGCCTGTACAACGCGCGCCTGCACAAGGGCGAGCATCTGCGCGTGTTCCCGATCTCGAACTGGACCGAGCTCGACGTGTGGCAGTACATCGCGCGCGAAAACCTCGAGCTGCCGTCGATCTACTACGCGCATCGCCGCGAGATCGTCCGCCGCAACGGGCTGCTCGTGCCGGTCACGCCGCTCACGCCGATGCGCGAGGGCGAGACGAGCGAGATCGCGCAGGTGCGGTTCCGCACGGTCGGCGACATTTCCTGCACCTGCCCGGTCGAGAGCGACGCCGACGACGTCGAGAAGATCATCGCCGAGACGGCGGTGACCGAGATCACCGAGCGCGGCGCGACGCGGATGGACGACCAGACCTCCGAAGCCGCGATGGAGCAGCGCAAGAAGCAAGGCTATTTCTGA
- a CDS encoding phosphoadenylyl-sulfate reductase — translation MSNATATALTPELAAKVERLDALLAQIAARHPNVKLASSLAAEDMLLTHAILSKGLAIGIFSLNTGRLHAETLGMIDRVRERYGYEIEQFHPQQDAVDRYVAEHGLNAFYESVELRKSCCHIRKVEPLNRALADVDAWVTGQRREQSVTRAELHEEEQDEARGIAKYNPLADWTERDVWAYLDAFGVPVNPLHARGYPSIGCEPCTRAIRPGEDSRAGRWWWESRDTKECGLHIAITPIPASADASH, via the coding sequence ATGAGCAACGCGACCGCCACCGCGCTGACGCCCGAACTCGCCGCGAAGGTCGAGCGGCTCGATGCGCTGCTCGCGCAGATCGCCGCGCGTCATCCGAACGTGAAGCTCGCGAGCAGCCTCGCCGCGGAGGACATGCTGCTCACGCACGCGATCCTGTCGAAGGGTCTCGCGATCGGCATCTTCTCGCTGAACACGGGCCGCCTGCATGCCGAGACGCTCGGCATGATCGACCGCGTGCGCGAGCGCTACGGGTACGAGATCGAGCAGTTCCACCCGCAGCAGGATGCGGTCGATCGCTATGTCGCCGAGCACGGACTGAACGCATTCTACGAAAGCGTCGAGCTGCGGAAATCGTGCTGCCACATCCGCAAGGTCGAGCCGCTGAACCGCGCGCTCGCCGACGTCGATGCGTGGGTCACGGGCCAGCGCCGCGAGCAGTCGGTCACGCGTGCCGAGCTGCACGAGGAAGAGCAGGACGAGGCGCGCGGGATCGCGAAGTACAATCCGCTCGCCGACTGGACCGAGCGCGACGTGTGGGCGTACCTCGACGCATTCGGCGTGCCGGTCAACCCGCTGCATGCGCGCGGCTATCCGAGCATCGGCTGCGAGCCGTGTACGCGTGCGATCCGTCCCGGCGAGGACAGCCGCGCGGGCCGCTGGTGGTGGGAGTCGCGCGACACGAAGGAATGCGGTCTGCACATCGCGATCACGCCGATTCCCGCAAGCGCCGACGCATCGCACTGA
- a CDS encoding DUF934 domain-containing protein has translation MASIIKNRAVIDDAWQVVRAAEDGALPAVDALPAGKVLVPFALWQAERAALVAAKTKDELGVWLAPDSEPADLAPDFDAISLIAVDFPRFADGRGYSIARLLRERYGWTGELRAIGDVLRDQLLYMSRCGFDAFAVRADKDIHDALNAFGEFTQRYQGAFDEPAPLFRRRAATADVATSAAKVSA, from the coding sequence ATGGCTTCGATTATCAAGAACCGCGCAGTGATCGACGACGCATGGCAGGTCGTGCGCGCGGCGGAAGACGGTGCGCTGCCCGCGGTCGATGCGCTGCCGGCCGGCAAGGTGCTGGTGCCGTTCGCCCTGTGGCAGGCCGAGCGCGCGGCGCTCGTCGCCGCGAAGACGAAGGACGAACTGGGCGTGTGGCTCGCGCCGGACAGCGAACCGGCCGATCTCGCGCCGGACTTCGACGCGATCTCGCTGATCGCGGTGGACTTCCCGCGCTTCGCGGACGGCCGCGGCTACAGCATTGCGCGGCTGCTGCGCGAGCGCTACGGCTGGACCGGCGAGCTGCGCGCGATCGGCGACGTGCTGCGCGACCAGTTGCTGTACATGTCGCGTTGCGGCTTCGACGCGTTCGCGGTGCGCGCTGACAAGGACATCCACGATGCGCTGAATGCGTTCGGCGAATTCACGCAGCGCTATCAGGGCGCGTTCGACGAGCCGGCGCCGCTGTTCCGTCGCCGCGCAGCGACGGCCGACGTAGCGACGTCCGCTGCCAAGGTGAGCGCATGA